One Diadema setosum chromosome 8, eeDiaSeto1, whole genome shotgun sequence genomic window carries:
- the LOC140232207 gene encoding uncharacterized protein codes for MAAQDEHCNDGAERPNNDSKMEADLDEQSESYRKIEDRETESKLEKDEKDAEKVGKEDVKETVVQMNGGGDIEMKFILPGHAQSTNSTKDALTPNTARKRKKHLFNSDDVSMAEVISITGIESLYAVSNHDAMSLKDCDGEDGDEEAGDEEEEEEQGIGVHHILAVVLALVSVAIILLLYFLVPCPCEPEDWNVQLASLASKSPVRLVDVNKDGMDDIVFGYGNSLDYNSIDDMEQYCSERNVTVPCGGGVMAMNGWRGDKLWEVRTNQTITSLVCGQVDCNQDGQSDCLAAGYDGQILAIDSKSGDVLWTADPAVTVPYWSYYQPQVLSQDLDEDGVLDLVVTHGQEIEDDQVNATEPGRLLLLSGKTGRSLGGYLAMPDAATTTCPPVVYQTTEDSPPQVVFGSGTAKSQGSMWMVELDQLLCHVTGTDCTSEVQSSNKRRSIRRSVTYLTNNSQLPVTEILRGDGVGFQQPAIVADMTQDGTNDLILTSADARVTVVNGTSMQELWNVTDYAPSHEVLSLPAPGHFNDDSIPDILLHLSAMDNSVIILDGRNGKELWRTVSMPGDLSPLIPSPLSLKMDDYRDAFTFWLRSQDEGEMTTTTEASGGDWCSDFAASLSTLRLVIMDRDMAFSPAVLLSASSYVYYSNSSEGSSPDPISTSGPSVTTATGSHLASSSVSPISTDPSQTTVLDITSMLNTRSDAISSQPSNWTSTSPPPSSASSTGSTGSARRRRDVSPHPGGGCYQMIPAVTSTGVIGDLDNDGSLELIVLVNMLSTEERSDQSVSSTSGPRQHLAIHRFWLEEAVDQKNRPRLDPTKTYLDPGVGNSSFSGDLFGHFDLMETNVQSWWGYMGTDGSGWYM; via the exons ATGGCTGCACAAGATGAGCATTGCAATGACGGTGCAGAAAGGCCAAATAATGACAGCAAAATGGAAGCCGACCTTGACGAGCAATCCGAGTCTTACAGGAAGATTGAGGACCGTGAAACGGAATCGAAACTGGAGAAAGATGAGAAAGATGCAGAGAAAGTTGGAAAGGAGGATGTAAAAGAGACTGTAGTACAGATGAACGGTGGTGGTGACATCGAGATGAAATTCATTCTTCCGGGCCATGCCCAGTCAACCAACAGCACCAAGGATGCGCTTACACCGAACACCGCCCGGAAGCGCAAGAAACACCTGTTCAACTCCGACGACGTCAGCATGGCCGAGGTGATATCGATCACCGGAATCGAGAGCCTCTATGCCGTCTCCAACCACGACGCGATGTCGCTGAAGGATTGCGACGGGGAGGATGGGGACGAGGAGGCGGGGGacgaagaagaggaagaggagcaGGGCATCGGAGTGCATCACATTTTGGCGGTGGTTCTCGCTCTGGTGTCTGTCGCTATCATCCTGTTGCTGTACTTTTTGGTTCCGTGCCCTTGTGAGCCAGAGGACTGGAATGTACAGCTAGCATCACTGG CTTCCAAATCCCCGGTGAGGCTTGTTGATGTGAACAAAGATGGTATGGATGATATTGTCTTTGGGTATGGCAATAGTTTGGACTACAACTCAATTGACGATATGGAGCAGTATTGCTCTGAAAGGA ACGTGACTGTGCCTTGCGGAGGGGGCGTCATGGCGATGAATGGTTGGCGTGGCGACAAGCTGTGGGAGGTGCGAACCAATCAGACCATCACCAGCCTTGTTTGTGGCCAGGTGGATTGCAACCAGGACGGACAGAGCGACTGTCTGGCCGCTGGCTATGATGGTCAGATCTTGGCCATAGACAGCAAATCAG GTGATGTCCTGTGGACGGCAGACCCTGCGGTGACTGTTCCCTACTGGTCCTACTACCAGCCCCAGGTCCTGTCCCAAGATCTGGATGAGGACGGGGTTCTGGATCTAGTGGTCACTCACGGTCAAGAGATTGAAGATGACCAA GTCAATGCCACAGAGCCGGGCAGGCTGCTGCTTCTGTCGGGCAAGACAGGCCGGTCCCTCGGGGGCTACCTAGCCATGCCTGATGCTGCCACAACAACTTGTCCTCCTGTTGTATACCAGACCACAGAGGACTCCCCACCGCAAGTCGTGTTCGGTTCGGGCACGGCAAAATCTCAGG GATCCATGTGGATGGTGGAGTTGGATCAACTCCTCTGCCACGTCACTGGCACGGACTGCACCTCCGAGGTTCAGTCATCAAACAAACGACGCTCAATCCGCCGGAGTGTCACCTACCTCACCAACAACTCACAACTTCCCGTCACTGAAATATTGAG AGGAGATGGAGTTGGTTTCCAGCAGCCAGCCATTGTGGCAGACATGACCCAGGATGGGACGAACGACCTCATCTTGACCTCCGCTGATGCCCGGGTCACTGTCGTCAACGGCACCAGTATGCAAGAGCTGTGGAATGTAACAGACTATGCGCCATCTCATGAAGTGCTAAG TTTGCCAGCTCCCGGTCACTTCAATGATGACAGCATTCCAGACATTCTGCTTCACCTGAGTGCTATGGACAATTCG GTCATCATTCTGGATGGGAGGAACGGCAAGGAGCTGTGGCGCACAGTGAGCATGCCCGGTGACCTTTCACCCCTCATCCCCTCCCCGCTGAGCCTCAAGATGGACGACTACAGGGATGCCTTCACCTTCTGGCTCCGGTCCCAAGACGAGGGAGAGATGACCACCACCACAGAG GCCAGCGGTGGAGACTGGTGCTCTGATTTTGCCGCCTCTCTCAGCACCCTACGACTGGTGATCATGGACAGAGATATGGCTTTCAGTCCTGCCGTGCTGCTGTCAGCATCCTCCTACGTCTACTACAGCA ATTCATCAGAGGGTTCCTCCCCAGACCCCATCTCCACCAGTGGACCGTCAGTAACCACGGCAACAGGCAGTCACTTGGCATCATCATCAGTATCGCCCATTTCCACTGATCCATCTCAAACCACTGTCCTGGACATCACATCCATGTTGAACACACGATCAGACGCAATTTCCTCCCAGCCCTCCAACTGGACATCTACGTCACCGCCGCCGTCCTCTGCATCGTCGACTGGGTCCACAGGCAGTGCGAGGAGACGACGAGATGTGAGCCCACATCCTGGGGGAGGCTGCTACCAGATGATACCAGCTGTGACCAGCACAG GTGTCATAGGTGATCTGGATAATGATGGATCATTGGAGCTAATAGTTCTGGTTAACATGCTGTCCACGGAAGAACGTAGTGACCAGTCCGTGTCCTCGACATCCGGTCCTCGGCAGCATCTCGCCATCCACCGATTCTGGCTTGAGGAGGCAGTGGACCAGAAGAATAGGCCCAGACTGGACCCCACCAAGACCTACCTCGATCCCGGCGTGGGGAATTCATCCTTCAGTGGTGACCTCTTTGGCCACTTTGACCTCATGGAGACCAATGTCCAGTCTTGGTGGGGTTATATGGGTACAGATGGGAGCGGGTGGTACATGTAG